A genomic window from Salvelinus namaycush isolate Seneca chromosome 21, SaNama_1.0, whole genome shotgun sequence includes:
- the LOC120066187 gene encoding carbohydrate sulfotransferase 1-like, translated as MQCSWKAVILLALASIAIQYTAIRTFTAKPFQMCPVTISNPLNCGMLGQDVVDLSFDKRICDDFLYFSSNVSRKTHVLILATTRSGSSFVGQLFNQHQDVFYLFEPLYHVQTTLLPRLSHSRTAGDTRVMLGASRDLLRSLYDCDLYFLESYIKPQPANHSTDKLFRRGASKALCSLPVCDAFSPGELNIDEGECVKRCGGLNMTLASDACRERRHVAIKTVRIPEVSDLRALVEDPRLNLKVIQLVRDPRGILASRIETFRDTYRLWRIWRATGRRPYNLDLTQLTMVCEDFLGSVTTGLSKPPWLKGRYMLVRYEDLAKNPLQKTKKIYDYLGLVMDKNVGDWIQNNTRGSNDLSAKHKYGTVRDSAANAESWRLKLSYDMVDYTQTVCQQVLQELGYKTVSSPEELKNLSLTLIEDKTFVPFL; from the coding sequence ATGCAATGTTCCTGGAAGGCTGTGATTCTGCTAGCCTTAGCGTCCATAGCGATCCAGTACACAGCCATCAGGACGTTCACAGCCAAGCCATTCCAGATGTGTCCAGTGACAATCTCCAACCCTCTGAACTGTGGCATGCTGGGGCAGGATGTGGTGGACTTGTCTTTTGACAAGCGGATCTGTGACGACTTTCTTTACTTCTCCTCCAATGTCTCCAGGAAGACCCATGTTCTCATCCTGGCCACGACCCGCAGCGGCAGCTCCTTTGTGGGTCAGCTGTTTAACCAGCACCAGGATGTGTTTTATCTGTTTGAGCCGCTCTACCACGTCCAGACCACCCTGCTCCCCCGCCTGTCCCACAGCAGGACGGCAGGCGACACCAGGGTGATGCTGGGGGCTAGCAGGGACCTGCTCCGGAGCCTCTACGACTGTGACCTTtacttcctggagagctacatcAAACCCCAGCCGGCCAATCACAGTACAGACAAGCTGTTCCGGAGGGGAGCCAGCAAGGCTCTGTGCTCCCTGCCTGTCTGCGACGCCTTCAGTCCTGGAGAGTTGAACATCGATGAAGGAGAGTGCGTCAAGAGGTGTGGCGGTCTCAACATGACGCTGGCGTCGGACGCTTGCCGGGAGCGGCGCCATGTGGCCATCAAGACGGTGAGGATACCGGAGGTGAGTGACCTCAGGGCTCTGGTGGAGGACCCTAGGCTCAACCTCAAGGTGATCCAGCTGGTCAGGGACCCCCGAGGGATCCTGGCCTCACGCATCGAGACCTTCAGGGACACCTATAGACTCTGGAGGATCTGGAGGGCCACTGGGAGGAGGCCCTACAACCTGGACCTCACCCAGCTTACCATGGTCTGTGAGGACTTCCTGGGATCTGTAACCACTGGGCTCAGCAAGCCCCCCTGGCTCAAAGGGAGGTATATGCTGGTCAGGTATGAGGACCTGGCCAAGAACCCTCTCCAGAAGACCAAGAAGATCTATGATTACTTGGGTCTGGTCATGGACAAGAACGTAGGAGACTGGATCCAGAACAACACTAGGGGAAGCAATGATCTGTCAGCCAAGCATAAATACGGCACTGTTCGGGACTCAGCGGCCAACGCAGAAAGCTGGAGGCTCAAATTGTCTTATGACATGGTTGATTACACACAGACTGTGTGTCAGCAAGTTCTACAGGAGCTGGGTTATAAGACTGTCAGTTCGCCCGAGGAGCTGAAAaatctgtctctcactctcatcgAGGACAAAACTTTTGTACCTTTTTTGTAG